Proteins encoded by one window of Streptacidiphilus sp. PB12-B1b:
- a CDS encoding CBS domain-containing protein has product MKTAQEIMHSGAQCITEHQTLAQAARIMRDLDVGALPICGDEDRLIGIVTDRDIVLKCVAEGLDPDTTTAGDLAVGRPMVIEGEDDAEQVLRVMEQYRVRRLPVIDHPDHRLIGMITEADVARHLPQARVAELVSSICAE; this is encoded by the coding sequence GTGAAGACCGCACAGGAGATCATGCACTCCGGCGCCCAGTGCATCACCGAGCACCAGACGCTCGCCCAAGCAGCCAGGATCATGCGCGACCTGGACGTCGGCGCGCTGCCGATCTGCGGGGACGAGGACCGCTTGATCGGCATCGTCACCGACCGCGACATCGTGCTGAAGTGCGTCGCCGAGGGCCTCGACCCGGACACCACCACCGCCGGGGATCTCGCCGTGGGCCGCCCCATGGTGATCGAGGGCGAGGACGACGCCGAGCAGGTGCTCCGGGTGATGGAGCAGTACCGGGTGCGGCGGCTGCCGGTCATCGACCACCCCGACCACCGGCTGATCGGCATGATCACCGAGGCGGACGTGGCCCGGCACCTGCCGCAGGCGCGCGTCGCCGAGCTGGTCTCCTCGATCTGCGCCGAGTAG
- a CDS encoding SRPBCC family protein, with amino-acid sequence MTHAEHTVTVRRPVGEVYAFLLDGTNNPRWRPEVTAVRHVSGQGAGARYAQTMTGMGGHSIAGDYRLTLCEPPGRIEFEVTAGPARPTGCFVLREVAPGETEVTFVLDIALHGPLLALRPLITNLARAEVANLENLERALAD; translated from the coding sequence ATGACCCATGCCGAGCACACGGTCACCGTCCGCCGTCCGGTCGGCGAGGTCTACGCCTTCCTCCTCGACGGGACCAACAACCCTCGGTGGCGGCCGGAGGTCACGGCCGTCCGCCACGTCTCGGGGCAGGGTGCAGGCGCGCGGTACGCGCAGACCATGACCGGCATGGGCGGCCACTCCATCGCCGGGGACTACCGGCTGACGCTGTGCGAGCCGCCCGGCCGGATCGAGTTCGAGGTGACGGCCGGGCCCGCCCGTCCGACCGGCTGCTTCGTCCTGCGGGAGGTGGCCCCGGGCGAGACCGAGGTGACCTTCGTGCTCGACATCGCGCTGCACGGTCCGCTGCTGGCGCTGCGCCCGCTGATCACCAACCTGGCGCGGGCGGAGGTGGCCAACCTGGAGAACCTGGAGCGCGCGCTCGCCGACTGA
- a CDS encoding dodecin: MSNHTYRVTEIVGTSPESVDAAIRNGINRASQTLRGLDWFEVTQVRGSIEDGGVSQFQVGLKVGFRLEDTAG; this comes from the coding sequence ATGAGCAACCACACCTACCGGGTCACCGAGATCGTCGGAACCTCGCCGGAGAGCGTCGACGCCGCGATCCGCAACGGGATCAACCGGGCCTCGCAGACCCTGCGCGGCCTGGACTGGTTCGAGGTGACCCAGGTCCGGGGCAGCATCGAGGACGGCGGCGTGAGCCAGTTCCAGGTGGGGCTGAAGGTCGGGTTCCGGTTGGAGGACACGGCGGGCTGA
- a CDS encoding DNA-3-methyladenine glycosylase, which translates to MPAPTAPHRSTVTLHLPARQPFDFGASLAFIGSFPAMTGQQDAEQAARTLTLALHENGTTLAARLIAAGSGPGLNCELTAERPIDSATADAAADRLSFYLGLDDDLAPLHAAARRDPAFQRIADRLRGYHQVKFPSPFELLCWAILCQRVPMPVARTMKQALVETVGNRIDLDGRELWAFPDAQQLAALSEAELASLIGNQRKAGFLHGSISRWLDLDEGFLRSGDYDEVRERVLALPGIGPWSASFLLIRGLGRMEHIAYDREAARAATRAYGHPVDEPEFRRLASGYGELQGYWAHYLRVGG; encoded by the coding sequence ATGCCCGCACCCACCGCCCCGCACCGGTCCACCGTCACCCTGCACCTCCCGGCCCGGCAGCCCTTCGACTTCGGCGCCTCGCTCGCGTTCATCGGCTCCTTCCCGGCGATGACCGGGCAGCAGGACGCCGAACAGGCGGCGCGGACGCTGACGCTGGCGCTGCACGAGAACGGCACCACGCTGGCCGCCCGGCTCATCGCCGCAGGTTCGGGCCCGGGCCTAAACTGCGAACTGACGGCGGAACGGCCGATCGACAGCGCGACAGCGGACGCCGCCGCCGACCGGCTGAGCTTCTACCTGGGCCTGGACGACGACCTGGCGCCGCTGCACGCCGCCGCGCGGCGCGACCCGGCGTTCCAGCGGATCGCGGACCGGCTGCGCGGCTACCACCAGGTCAAGTTCCCCTCGCCGTTCGAGCTGCTGTGCTGGGCGATCCTGTGCCAGCGCGTCCCGATGCCCGTGGCCAGGACGATGAAGCAGGCGCTGGTGGAGACCGTCGGCAACCGGATCGACCTGGACGGCCGGGAGCTGTGGGCCTTCCCGGACGCGCAGCAGCTGGCCGCGCTGAGCGAGGCTGAGCTGGCCTCGCTCATCGGCAACCAGCGCAAGGCCGGCTTCCTGCACGGCTCGATCAGCCGCTGGCTGGACCTGGACGAGGGCTTCCTGCGCAGTGGCGACTACGACGAGGTCCGCGAGCGCGTCCTCGCGCTGCCCGGCATCGGGCCCTGGTCGGCGTCGTTCCTGCTGATCCGGGGGCTGGGGCGGATGGAGCACATCGCCTACGACCGGGAGGCCGCCCGCGCCGCCACCCGGGCGTACGGCCACCCGGTGGACGAGCCGGAGTTCCGGCGGCTCGCCTCCGGCTACGGCGAGCTGCAGGGCTACTGGGCGCACTACCTGCGGGTCGGCGGCTGA
- a CDS encoding YafY family protein: protein MKADRLLSIMLLLQTRGRVSAVELAERLEVSVRTVYRDVEALSAAGVPVWTEQGRNGGVRLLEGYRTDVTGLTSDEARALFVLTAEGTYDALGLGSAVASALRKVMAALPAPYRADAERTSERILVDPVRWRTAAPATVELAELQQAVFTDRRLELTYRHSGSTELHRYTVDPYGLVSKAGVWYLVADREGEPRLFRADRVHSAATSAEPVRRRPRQGLSEVWSALRDQVERRPSDQILVRCRVHRPQLDMFLRLQSANLLGPPAEPAPDPDWPELDLGFPALRAVRALLVFGADVRILTPPEARTELATAAAEITALYATP, encoded by the coding sequence ATGAAGGCCGACCGACTGCTCTCGATCATGCTGCTGCTGCAGACCCGGGGCCGGGTCTCGGCGGTGGAGCTGGCCGAACGGCTGGAGGTCTCGGTCCGCACGGTCTACCGGGACGTCGAGGCGCTCTCGGCGGCCGGGGTGCCGGTCTGGACGGAACAGGGGCGCAACGGCGGCGTCCGGCTGCTGGAGGGCTACCGCACCGACGTCACCGGCCTGACCAGCGACGAGGCCCGGGCGCTGTTCGTGCTCACCGCCGAGGGCACCTACGACGCGCTCGGCCTCGGCAGCGCCGTCGCCTCGGCGCTGCGCAAGGTCATGGCGGCGCTCCCGGCCCCCTACCGGGCGGACGCCGAACGCACCAGCGAGCGCATCCTGGTCGATCCGGTGCGCTGGCGCACGGCCGCGCCCGCCACGGTCGAACTGGCCGAGCTGCAGCAGGCGGTCTTCACCGACCGACGCCTGGAACTGACGTACCGCCACAGTGGCAGCACCGAGCTGCACCGCTACACCGTGGACCCGTACGGCCTGGTCAGCAAGGCCGGCGTCTGGTACCTGGTCGCCGACCGGGAGGGCGAGCCACGGCTGTTCCGGGCCGACCGGGTGCACTCCGCCGCCACCTCGGCCGAGCCGGTCCGCCGCCGCCCCCGGCAGGGCCTGTCCGAGGTCTGGTCCGCCCTGCGCGACCAGGTGGAGCGCCGCCCCTCGGACCAGATCCTGGTCCGCTGCCGGGTCCACCGGCCACAGCTGGACATGTTCCTGCGGCTCCAGTCCGCCAACCTGCTCGGCCCGCCCGCCGAGCCCGCGCCGGACCCGGACTGGCCCGAACTCGACCTGGGCTTCCCGGCCCTGCGCGCCGTCCGCGCCCTCCTGGTCTTCGGCGCCGACGTCCGGATCCTCACCCCGCCCGAAGCCCGCACCGAACTCGCCACCGCCGCCGCCGAGATCACCGCCCTCTACGCCACCCCGTGA
- a CDS encoding glycosyl hydrolase family 18 protein, with protein MTAAVVIGAGTVVAGTVTAGAATTNLVANPGFENGLSGWTCSSGSGTTVGSPVHSGASALQATPTGQDDAQCAQTISVQPNSQYTLSSYVQGSYIYLGATGTGLTSAPSTWTPSSSSYSQLSVGFTTGSTTTSVTVYLHGWYGQPAYYADDVALTGPAGSSPPPTTAPPTTAPPTTAPPTTAPPTTAPPTTAPPTTAPPTTAPPTTPPPGATCAAKPKPTGKVLQGYWENWDGALNGVHPGLGWIPITDSRIAANGYNVINAAFPVILSDGTVEWQDGMDTNVKVPTPAEMCQAKAAGETVLMSIGGASAGIDLSSSTVADRVVATLVPILKEYNFDGIDIDIETGLTGSGNVNTLSTSQANLERIIDGVLAQMPAGFGLTMAPETAYVTGGSVTYGSIWGAYLPIIKKYADNGQLWWLNMQYYNGSMYGCSGDSYEAGTVQGFTAQTTCLNNGLVIQGTTIKVPYDEQVPGLPAQSGAGGGYMTPSLVSQSWNAFGGALKGLMTWSINWDGSLGWTFGDNVKTLQGR; from the coding sequence GTGACCGCCGCCGTCGTCATCGGCGCCGGCACCGTCGTGGCCGGTACGGTCACGGCCGGGGCTGCCACCACCAACCTGGTGGCCAACCCGGGATTCGAGAACGGACTTTCTGGCTGGACCTGCTCCAGCGGCTCCGGCACCACCGTCGGCAGCCCGGTCCACTCCGGCGCCTCCGCACTCCAGGCCACGCCGACCGGCCAGGACGACGCCCAGTGCGCCCAGACCATCAGCGTGCAGCCCAACTCCCAGTACACGCTGAGCTCCTACGTCCAGGGCAGCTACATCTACCTGGGCGCCACCGGCACCGGCCTCACCAGCGCCCCGTCCACCTGGACGCCCAGCAGCTCGTCGTACAGCCAGCTCAGCGTCGGCTTCACCACCGGGTCGACCACCACCTCGGTGACCGTCTACCTGCACGGCTGGTACGGGCAGCCCGCCTACTACGCGGACGACGTGGCCCTCACCGGCCCCGCCGGCAGCAGCCCCCCGCCGACCACCGCGCCGCCCACTACCGCGCCGCCGACCACGGCCCCGCCGACCACCGCGCCGCCGACCACGGCCCCGCCCACTACCGCGCCGCCCACTACGGCTCCGCCCACTACGGCTCCGCCGACCACGCCGCCGCCGGGCGCCACCTGCGCCGCGAAGCCCAAGCCGACGGGCAAGGTCCTGCAGGGCTACTGGGAGAACTGGGACGGCGCCCTCAACGGCGTCCATCCCGGCCTGGGCTGGATCCCCATCACGGACAGCCGGATCGCCGCAAACGGCTACAACGTCATCAATGCCGCCTTCCCGGTGATCCTCTCGGACGGCACCGTCGAGTGGCAGGACGGCATGGACACCAACGTCAAGGTCCCGACCCCCGCTGAGATGTGCCAGGCCAAGGCGGCCGGGGAGACGGTCCTGATGTCGATCGGCGGCGCCAGCGCCGGCATCGACCTGAGCTCCAGTACCGTCGCCGACCGGGTGGTGGCGACCCTCGTCCCCATCCTCAAGGAGTACAACTTCGACGGAATCGACATCGACATCGAGACCGGCCTGACCGGAAGCGGCAACGTCAACACGCTCTCGACCTCCCAGGCCAACCTGGAGCGCATCATCGACGGCGTGCTGGCCCAGATGCCCGCGGGCTTCGGCCTGACGATGGCTCCCGAAACCGCGTACGTCACCGGCGGCAGCGTCACCTACGGCTCGATCTGGGGCGCCTACCTGCCGATCATCAAGAAGTACGCCGACAACGGGCAGCTGTGGTGGCTGAACATGCAGTACTACAACGGCAGCATGTACGGCTGCTCCGGCGACTCCTACGAGGCCGGTACCGTCCAGGGCTTCACCGCGCAGACCACGTGCCTGAACAACGGCCTGGTCATCCAGGGCACCACGATCAAGGTGCCGTACGACGAGCAGGTGCCTGGTCTGCCGGCCCAATCCGGCGCGGGCGGCGGCTACATGACACCGAGCCTGGTCAGCCAGTCATGGAACGCCTTCGGCGGCGCGCTGAAGGGGCTCATGACCTGGTCGATCAACTGGGACGGCTCACTGGGCTGGACCTTCGGTGACAACGTCAAGACCCTCCAGGGCCGTTGA
- a CDS encoding 5'-3' exonuclease, whose product MLLDSASLYYRAFFGVPDSIRSPDGQPVNAVRGLLEFITRLVQDHAPDQLVACWDADWRPQWRVDLIPSYKTHRLAADSPTEGAEDTPDTLAPQVPVIEAVLDALGIARVGVPGYEADDVIGTLATRAPGPVDVVTGDRDLFQLVDDARGVRVLYPLKGVGSLQLTDEALLVGKYGVTGAQYVDFAVLRGDPSDGLPGVVGIGEKTATKLIAEYGDLAAIQTAAADPTSKITPAQRRRLAEATPYLAVAPKVVAVATDIPLPTYDPTLPHEPLHPAALDDLTERWNLTTPVKRLLDTLADAGK is encoded by the coding sequence ATGCTTCTGGACTCCGCCAGCCTGTACTACCGCGCGTTCTTCGGCGTCCCCGACTCGATCCGCTCCCCCGACGGGCAGCCGGTCAACGCGGTGCGCGGGCTGCTGGAGTTCATCACCCGACTCGTCCAGGACCACGCCCCCGACCAACTGGTCGCCTGCTGGGACGCCGACTGGCGCCCGCAGTGGCGGGTGGACCTCATCCCGAGCTACAAGACCCACCGGCTCGCCGCCGACTCCCCGACCGAGGGCGCGGAGGACACCCCCGACACCCTGGCCCCGCAGGTGCCGGTGATCGAAGCGGTCCTGGACGCCCTCGGCATCGCCCGCGTCGGCGTCCCCGGCTACGAGGCGGACGACGTCATCGGCACCCTCGCCACCCGCGCCCCCGGCCCGGTCGACGTGGTCACCGGCGACCGGGACCTGTTCCAGCTCGTGGACGACGCGCGCGGGGTGCGGGTGCTCTACCCGCTCAAGGGCGTCGGCTCGCTCCAACTCACCGACGAGGCCCTCCTGGTCGGCAAGTACGGCGTCACCGGCGCCCAGTACGTCGACTTCGCCGTCCTGCGCGGCGACCCCAGCGACGGCCTGCCCGGCGTCGTCGGCATCGGCGAGAAGACCGCCACCAAGCTCATCGCCGAATACGGCGACCTCGCCGCCATCCAGACCGCCGCAGCCGACCCCACGTCCAAGATCACCCCCGCCCAACGCCGACGCCTCGCCGAAGCCACGCCCTACCTCGCCGTCGCCCCCAAGGTCGTCGCCGTGGCCACCGACATCCCCCTCCCCACCTACGACCCCACCCTCCCCCACGAACCCCTCCACCCCGCCGCCCTCGACGACCTCACCGAACGCTGGAACCTCACCACCCCCGTCAAACGCCTCCTCGACACCCTCGCCGACGCCGGAAAGTAA
- a CDS encoding oxidoreductase, whose product MPWTSADVPDQSGRVALVTGANSGLGLATATVLAQRGATVVLACRNPVRAREAADRIGGRTELLELDLASLASVRAAAEELHRRHDRLDLLVNNAGVMVPPHRRTADGFELQLGTNHLGHFALTGLLLDLLRDVPGSRVVVLSSLAHRIARHGINFADLQYERRYNRVEAYAQSKLANLMFMYALQRRLAGSDARTIALGAHPGYSATELTRYLPKPLQAANRMMLGPVSQPPERGALCPLRAATDPRAMGGHYYGPDGPFEIRGWPVLKAAAAAAHDEAVQERLWTVSEQLTGVAYA is encoded by the coding sequence ATGCCCTGGACCTCAGCCGATGTGCCCGACCAGTCGGGGCGGGTCGCCCTGGTCACCGGTGCCAACAGCGGTCTGGGCCTGGCGACCGCCACGGTGCTCGCGCAGCGCGGTGCGACGGTCGTGCTGGCCTGCCGCAACCCGGTCCGGGCGCGGGAGGCGGCGGACCGGATCGGCGGCCGTACCGAGCTGCTGGAGCTGGACCTGGCCTCGCTGGCGTCGGTCCGGGCGGCGGCCGAGGAACTCCACCGCCGGCACGACCGGCTCGACCTGCTGGTCAACAACGCCGGGGTGATGGTCCCGCCGCACCGGCGCACCGCCGACGGCTTCGAACTCCAGCTCGGCACCAACCACTTGGGGCATTTCGCGCTCACCGGCCTGCTCCTGGACCTGCTGCGGGACGTCCCCGGCTCGCGGGTGGTGGTGCTCAGCAGCCTGGCGCACCGGATCGCCCGGCACGGCATCAACTTCGCCGACCTGCAGTACGAGCGCCGCTACAACCGGGTGGAGGCGTACGCGCAGTCCAAGCTGGCCAATCTGATGTTCATGTACGCCCTGCAGCGCCGCCTGGCCGGTTCGGACGCCCGGACCATCGCGCTGGGCGCGCACCCCGGCTACTCCGCGACCGAGCTGACCCGCTACCTGCCCAAGCCGCTGCAGGCCGCCAACCGGATGATGCTCGGGCCCGTCTCGCAGCCGCCGGAGCGCGGCGCGCTGTGCCCGCTGCGCGCGGCCACCGACCCCCGGGCCATGGGCGGCCACTACTACGGCCCGGACGGGCCGTTCGAGATCCGCGGCTGGCCGGTGCTGAAGGCGGCGGCCGCGGCCGCGCACGACGAGGCGGTGCAGGAACGGCTCTGGACGGTCTCGGAGCAGCTGACCGGCGTCGCCTACGCGTGA
- a CDS encoding gamma-glutamyl-gamma-aminobutyrate hydrolase family protein, producing the protein MPRPLIGVSTYFAEASWSVWQQQSAVLLPVQYPRLVQESGGIAALLPPDDPAVADEAVARLDALVISGGPDVDPARYGEQPGPHTDHPPTARDAWELALLTAALRRGLPLLGICRGMQLLNVALGGDLTQHLPDLVGHDGHSPSYGAYASHPVTPTPGTRLAGVLGEAALDVPTYHHQAVRRLGDGLVPCARALDGTTEAVELPGGFALGVQWHPEQGTDLRLTRALVQAAGAGPGAARPEAAQAQATPAQAQATAAVHA; encoded by the coding sequence GTGCCCCGTCCACTGATCGGTGTCTCCACCTACTTCGCCGAAGCGAGCTGGAGCGTCTGGCAGCAGCAGTCCGCCGTGCTGCTGCCGGTCCAGTACCCACGGCTGGTGCAGGAGTCCGGCGGCATCGCCGCGCTGCTGCCCCCCGACGACCCGGCCGTCGCGGACGAGGCCGTGGCCCGGCTGGACGCCCTGGTCATCAGCGGCGGCCCGGACGTCGACCCGGCCCGCTACGGCGAGCAGCCCGGCCCGCACACCGACCACCCGCCCACCGCCCGCGACGCCTGGGAGCTGGCCCTGCTGACCGCCGCGCTACGGCGCGGCCTGCCACTGCTGGGCATCTGCCGGGGCATGCAGCTGCTCAACGTGGCCCTCGGCGGCGACCTCACCCAGCACCTGCCCGACCTGGTCGGGCACGACGGCCACTCCCCCAGCTACGGCGCGTACGCGAGCCACCCGGTCACCCCGACCCCGGGCACCCGGCTGGCCGGGGTCCTCGGCGAGGCCGCCCTGGACGTCCCCACCTACCACCACCAGGCGGTGCGCCGGCTCGGCGACGGGCTGGTCCCCTGCGCCCGCGCGCTGGACGGCACCACCGAGGCGGTGGAGCTGCCGGGCGGCTTCGCCCTGGGCGTCCAGTGGCACCCGGAGCAGGGCACGGACCTGCGCCTGACCCGGGCCCTGGTGCAGGCCGCAGGCGCAGGCCCAGGCGCCGCCCGGCCGGAGGCGGCGCAGGCGCAGGCGACGCCGGCACAAGCGCAGGCGACCGCGGCGGTTCACGCGTAG